The following coding sequences lie in one Lysobacter capsici genomic window:
- the cueR gene encoding Cu(I)-responsive transcriptional regulator, which produces MNAPRMNAYAPFVTGNRNRAMTRNAPELAQAKADGLHNIGEAAQLSGVSAKMIRHYESIDLIPAAGRSIAGYRLYRDSDLHRLRFIKRSRSLGFSIKQIETLLGLWDNRSRESGEVKRLALDHAAELAAKIREMQAMQHTLEQLARRCQGDDRPECPILEDLAQDECCGGSGDSGSGDGVSAGNA; this is translated from the coding sequence ATGAACGCGCCGCGCATGAACGCTTACGCACCCTTCGTTACCGGAAACAGGAACCGCGCCATGACCCGCAACGCGCCCGAACTCGCCCAGGCCAAGGCCGACGGCCTGCACAACATCGGCGAAGCCGCCCAGCTCAGCGGGGTGAGCGCGAAGATGATCCGCCATTACGAGAGCATCGACCTGATTCCGGCCGCGGGCCGCAGCATCGCCGGCTATCGCCTGTACCGCGACAGCGACCTGCATCGGCTGCGTTTCATCAAGCGCTCTCGCTCGCTGGGGTTTTCGATCAAGCAGATCGAGACCTTGCTGGGGCTGTGGGACAACCGCTCGCGCGAAAGCGGCGAGGTCAAGCGACTGGCGTTGGATCACGCGGCGGAACTGGCGGCGAAGATACGCGAGATGCAGGCGATGCAGCACACGCTGGAGCAGCTGGCGCGGCGGTGCCAGGGGGATGATCGGCCGGAGTGTCCGATTCTTGAGGATCTGGCTCAGGATGAGTGTTGTGGGGGATCTGGAGATTCGGGGTCGGGTGATGGGGTGTCGGCCGGCAATGCATAA
- a CDS encoding heavy metal translocating P-type ATPase — MNAPLQVAPLPQRLRLHVAGMTCSSCAGRIERAVSALPGVAEVNVNLATETAEVAHDASVSAAQIERAIAAAGYSVPSEDLVLALRGMNCGSCVGRIEKALTAVPGVLEASVNLATERAKVRMLAGTDTAALIAAVKRAGYEASLPDSDPDNPSGGGASNQAAGDSSNPPRTDNGSDTATTARSNAKPALSRETRHLLIAAALSLPLVAPMLGLLFGQHWMLPGWLQFALATPVQFWLGARFYRAGWSALRARSGNMDLLVALGSSAGYGLSLYHLLRGDQMQLYFETSAVIITLILFGKWLEARAKRQTTAAIRALQALRPSSARVLRDGVEHELPLAQLRVGDLVVVRPGERLPADGRIVEGLTHVDESLLTGESLPVARERGDRVTGGAINGEGRIVVETVAVGAESALARIIRLVEDAQAKKAPIQHLVDRVSAVFVPVVIAIALLTLIGWGLYAGDWSQAVLNAVAVLVIACPCALGLATPTAIMAGTGVAARAGILIKDAEALEIAHRIDVVAFDKTGTLTEGKPVLSEWTALDGDRDALLRLSAALQSGSEHPLARATLDAARALTLPPVSQLRALAGRGLRGEVEGRSLLLGSTRMLEEAGVDLQPLREAAQRLADSGHSVSWLARDGSDGAQLLGLLGFRDTPRANARAAIERLHALGVSTAMISGDHIGAARAVAAELGIDQIRADVLPEQKAAAVAELGQFRTVAMVGDGVNDAPALAAADVGIAMGSGTDVAMQAAGITLMRAEPGLVADAIEISRRTSRKIRQNLFWAFGYNVIGIGLATLGWLNPVVAAAAMAFSSVSVIGNTLLLRRWKPA, encoded by the coding sequence ATGAACGCCCCTCTCCAAGTCGCCCCCCTCCCGCAACGCCTGCGTCTGCACGTAGCCGGGATGACCTGCAGCTCCTGCGCCGGCCGCATCGAGCGGGCCGTGAGCGCCCTGCCCGGCGTCGCCGAGGTCAACGTCAATCTGGCCACCGAAACCGCCGAGGTCGCCCACGACGCCAGCGTCTCCGCCGCGCAGATCGAACGCGCCATCGCCGCGGCCGGTTACAGCGTCCCCAGCGAGGACCTCGTGCTGGCGCTGCGCGGGATGAATTGCGGCTCCTGCGTCGGCCGGATCGAGAAGGCGCTGACCGCAGTGCCGGGCGTGCTGGAGGCCTCGGTCAATCTGGCCACCGAGCGCGCCAAGGTGCGCATGCTCGCCGGCACCGACACGGCCGCGCTGATCGCCGCGGTGAAACGCGCCGGCTACGAAGCGAGCCTGCCCGATTCCGACCCCGACAACCCATCGGGCGGCGGTGCAAGCAACCAAGCCGCTGGCGACAGCAGCAACCCGCCGCGCACCGACAACGGCAGCGACACCGCCACCACCGCCCGCAGCAACGCGAAACCCGCTCTGTCGCGCGAAACCCGCCATCTGCTGATTGCCGCCGCGCTGTCGCTGCCCCTGGTCGCGCCGATGCTCGGCCTGTTGTTCGGCCAGCACTGGATGCTGCCGGGCTGGTTGCAGTTCGCGCTCGCCACGCCGGTGCAGTTCTGGCTCGGCGCGCGCTTCTACCGCGCCGGCTGGAGCGCGCTGCGCGCGCGCAGCGGCAACATGGACCTGCTGGTCGCACTCGGCAGCAGCGCCGGTTACGGCCTGAGCCTGTATCACCTGCTGCGCGGCGATCAGATGCAGCTGTATTTCGAAACCTCGGCGGTGATCATCACCCTGATCCTGTTCGGCAAGTGGCTGGAAGCGCGCGCCAAGCGCCAGACCACCGCGGCGATCCGCGCCCTGCAGGCGCTGCGCCCGAGCAGCGCGCGGGTGCTGCGCGACGGCGTCGAACACGAATTGCCACTCGCGCAACTGCGGGTCGGCGACCTCGTGGTGGTGCGCCCGGGCGAACGCCTGCCGGCCGACGGCCGCATCGTCGAAGGCCTCACTCACGTCGACGAATCCCTGCTCACCGGCGAATCCCTGCCGGTCGCGCGAGAGCGCGGCGACCGCGTCACCGGCGGCGCGATCAACGGCGAAGGCCGGATCGTGGTCGAAACCGTGGCGGTCGGCGCGGAGAGCGCGCTGGCCCGGATCATCCGTCTGGTCGAAGACGCGCAGGCCAAGAAAGCGCCGATCCAGCATCTGGTCGACCGGGTCAGCGCGGTGTTCGTGCCGGTGGTGATCGCGATCGCGCTGCTGACCCTGATCGGCTGGGGCCTGTATGCAGGCGATTGGAGCCAGGCCGTGCTCAACGCGGTCGCGGTGCTGGTGATCGCCTGTCCGTGTGCGCTGGGCCTGGCGACGCCGACCGCGATCATGGCCGGCACCGGCGTGGCCGCGCGCGCGGGCATCCTGATCAAGGACGCCGAAGCGCTGGAAATCGCGCACCGGATCGACGTGGTCGCGTTCGACAAGACCGGCACCCTGACCGAAGGCAAGCCGGTGCTGAGCGAATGGACCGCGCTCGACGGCGATCGCGACGCGCTGCTGCGTTTGTCCGCGGCCTTGCAGTCGGGCAGCGAGCATCCGCTTGCGCGCGCCACCCTCGATGCGGCGCGCGCGCTGACCCTGCCGCCGGTGTCGCAACTGCGGGCGCTGGCCGGACGCGGCCTGCGCGGCGAGGTCGAAGGCCGCAGCCTGCTGCTCGGCAGCACCCGCATGCTCGAAGAAGCCGGCGTCGATCTGCAACCGCTGCGCGAGGCCGCGCAACGCCTGGCCGACAGCGGCCACAGCGTGTCGTGGCTGGCGCGCGACGGCAGCGATGGCGCGCAGTTGCTCGGCCTGCTCGGTTTCCGCGACACCCCGCGCGCCAACGCCCGGGCCGCGATCGAACGCCTGCACGCGCTGGGCGTGAGCACCGCGATGATTTCCGGCGATCACATCGGCGCGGCGCGCGCGGTCGCGGCCGAACTGGGCATCGACCAGATCCGCGCCGACGTATTGCCCGAACAAAAGGCCGCCGCGGTCGCCGAACTCGGGCAGTTCCGCACCGTGGCGATGGTCGGCGACGGCGTCAACGACGCACCGGCGCTGGCCGCGGCCGATGTCGGCATCGCCATGGGCAGCGGCACCGACGTGGCGATGCAGGCCGCCGGCATCACCCTGATGCGCGCCGAACCGGGGCTGGTCGCCGACGCGATCGAGATCTCGCGCCGCACCAGCCGCAAGATCCGTCAGAACCTGTTCTGGGCATTCGGCTACAACGTGATCGGCATCGGCCTAGCGACCTTGGGCTGGTTGAACCCGGTGGTCGCCGCCGCGGCGATGGCCTTCTCCAGCGTCAGCGTGATCGGCAACACTCTGCTGCTGCGACGCTGGAAACCGGCATGA
- a CDS encoding phosphotransferase family protein produces the protein MSAADERSNDGSRAVRAGEELDVAAVDAWLKPRLPHLHGAPQVTQYAGGASNWTYRLHYDNDDLILRRPPAGKKAKSAHDMGREFRIQQALKPVFPFVPAMYAHCEDTQVIGAEFYVMQRLDGLILRKNLPSGLDLSRDQVRSLCLHVLDTLIALHQVDHRAAGLEHLAPGAGYGQRQIDGWSKRYTDARTWNVPAGGKIMAWLKANLPRDERICLTHNDFRFDNVVLDRNDPTRVIGVLDWELATLGDPLMDVGNLLAYWVEAGDDFIARDTRRQPTHLPGMFTRREVMQYYSERTGMQPRSWAFYEVYGLFRLSAIAQQIYYRYHHRQTRNPAFKRFWLSVNYLHWRCRKAIAQDRRGP, from the coding sequence ATGAGCGCGGCGGACGAACGCAGCAACGACGGCTCGCGCGCGGTGCGTGCGGGCGAGGAACTCGATGTCGCTGCGGTCGACGCCTGGCTCAAGCCGCGCCTGCCGCATCTGCACGGCGCGCCGCAGGTCACCCAGTACGCCGGCGGCGCGTCGAACTGGACCTATCGCCTGCACTACGACAACGACGACCTGATCCTGCGTCGCCCGCCGGCCGGCAAGAAAGCCAAGTCCGCGCACGACATGGGCCGCGAATTCCGCATCCAGCAGGCGCTCAAACCCGTTTTCCCGTTCGTGCCGGCGATGTACGCGCATTGCGAAGACACCCAGGTGATCGGCGCGGAGTTCTACGTGATGCAGCGGCTCGACGGGCTGATCCTGCGCAAGAACCTGCCGTCCGGGCTGGACCTGAGCCGCGATCAGGTTCGCAGCTTGTGCCTGCATGTCCTCGATACCTTGATCGCATTGCATCAGGTCGACCATCGCGCCGCCGGCCTGGAACATCTCGCGCCGGGTGCCGGTTACGGCCAGCGCCAGATCGACGGCTGGAGCAAGCGCTATACCGACGCACGCACCTGGAACGTTCCCGCTGGCGGCAAGATCATGGCCTGGTTGAAGGCGAACCTGCCGCGCGACGAACGCATCTGCCTCACCCACAACGACTTCCGGTTCGACAACGTGGTACTCGACCGCAACGATCCGACCCGGGTGATCGGCGTGCTGGATTGGGAGCTGGCGACGCTCGGCGATCCGTTGATGGATGTCGGCAATCTGCTCGCCTATTGGGTGGAGGCCGGCGACGACTTCATCGCCCGCGATACGCGGCGGCAACCGACCCACTTGCCCGGCATGTTCACTCGCCGCGAGGTGATGCAGTACTACAGCGAACGCACCGGCATGCAGCCGCGCAGTTGGGCGTTCTACGAGGTCTACGGCTTGTTTCGCCTGTCGGCGATCGCCCAGCAGATCTATTACCGCTATCACCACCGGCAGACCCGCAACCCGGCGTTCAAGCGTTTCTGGCTGTCGGTGAATTACCTGCATTGGCGTTGCCGCAAGGCGATCGCGCAAGACCGGCGAGGGCCGTGA
- a CDS encoding histidine phosphatase family protein translates to MAATIHLIRHGQAAFGAADYDQLSERGREQSRLLGAALAPLAGEGDIAICGGMRRHRQTADECLAAMYPTHAPQHDPADASPSPVDGRGVGVRAAPQIDPRWNEFDHQQIIARHAPEYSDHEHLVAEFSRAADPRRAFQTLFAAAMTRWSGGHFDHEYSEPWPSFGQRCRDALQAAAEAAPSSTSNIWVFTSGGPIAAIVQHLLQAPDAQAMKLSWTLVNAGVTQVHVARGGLRLSTFNGHAHLYGRADLITYR, encoded by the coding sequence ATGGCCGCGACGATCCATCTGATCCGCCACGGCCAGGCCGCATTCGGCGCGGCCGATTACGATCAGCTCAGCGAGCGCGGACGCGAACAGTCGCGCCTGCTCGGTGCCGCATTGGCGCCGCTCGCAGGCGAAGGCGATATCGCGATCTGCGGCGGCATGCGCCGGCATCGGCAGACCGCCGACGAATGTCTGGCGGCGATGTATCCAACACACGCACCCCAACACGACCCCGCGGATGCAAGCCCCTCTCCCGTTGACGGGAGAGGGGTTGGGGTGAGGGCCGCCCCCCAAATCGACCCACGCTGGAACGAATTCGACCACCAGCAAATCATTGCCCGCCACGCCCCAGAATACAGCGACCACGAACATCTGGTCGCCGAATTCAGCCGCGCCGCCGATCCACGCCGTGCGTTCCAGACGCTGTTCGCTGCGGCGATGACGCGCTGGTCGGGCGGACATTTCGATCACGAGTACAGCGAACCGTGGCCGTCGTTCGGCCAGCGCTGCCGCGATGCCTTGCAGGCCGCGGCCGAAGCCGCGCCGTCGTCGACCTCGAATATCTGGGTGTTCACCTCCGGCGGCCCGATCGCCGCGATCGTCCAGCATTTGCTGCAGGCGCCCGATGCGCAGGCGATGAAACTCAGCTGGACCCTGGTCAACGCCGGCGTCACTCAAGTGCATGTCGCCCGCGGCGGCCTGCGCCTGTCCACCTTCAACGGCCACGCCCATCTGTACGGACGCGCCGACCTGATCACTTATCGCTGA
- a CDS encoding acyl-CoA dehydrogenase family protein — translation MDFAPSARSADYLQRLQAFIAEHIAPFEDTYRRENANTNAGADWRQWRVHPRIAELKRLAREAGLWNLFLPDAQLGADLSVLDYAPLAEAMGHYEFAADIFNCNAPDTGNMEVLHHFGSDAQKQQWLRPLLDGEIRSVFCMTEPDVASSDATNMQATVRVDGDDLLLDGRKWWSTGIGHPDAKLAIFMGLSDPDAEPHKRHSMVLVPLDAPGVRIERMLPTFGEYDPPYGHGEVVFDNVRVHKDQLILGLGQGFAIAQGRLGPGRIHHCMRAIGAAERALELTIRRGASRQAFGQPILRLGGNLERIAQARMAIDQARLLTLYAAWKIEHFGVKAAMTEISAIKVVAPNMLQDIVDQAIQMHGGAGVSNDLPLTGLFMIARALRIADGPDEVHRAMVARMELAKYGLSSSQNRQHQKERAHKEPA, via the coding sequence ATGGACTTCGCACCCAGCGCGCGCAGCGCCGACTATCTGCAACGCCTGCAAGCCTTCATCGCCGAACACATCGCGCCGTTCGAAGACACGTATCGGCGCGAGAATGCGAACACCAACGCCGGCGCCGACTGGCGCCAGTGGCGGGTGCATCCGCGCATCGCCGAACTCAAGCGCCTGGCGCGCGAGGCGGGCCTGTGGAATCTATTCCTGCCCGATGCGCAGCTCGGCGCGGACCTGTCGGTGCTCGATTACGCGCCGCTGGCCGAGGCCATGGGCCATTACGAATTCGCCGCGGACATCTTCAACTGCAACGCGCCCGACACCGGCAACATGGAAGTGCTGCATCACTTCGGCAGCGATGCGCAGAAACAGCAATGGCTGCGGCCGCTGCTCGACGGCGAGATCCGCTCGGTATTCTGCATGACCGAGCCGGACGTGGCGTCGTCGGATGCGACCAATATGCAGGCGACCGTGCGCGTGGACGGCGATGACTTGCTGCTCGACGGGCGCAAGTGGTGGTCGACCGGCATCGGCCACCCCGACGCGAAGCTGGCGATCTTCATGGGCCTGTCCGATCCCGACGCCGAACCGCACAAGCGCCACAGCATGGTACTGGTGCCGCTGGATGCGCCGGGGGTGCGGATCGAACGCATGCTGCCGACCTTCGGCGAGTACGATCCGCCTTACGGTCACGGCGAGGTGGTGTTCGATAATGTGCGCGTCCACAAGGACCAGTTGATCCTCGGCCTGGGCCAGGGTTTCGCGATCGCGCAGGGGCGGCTCGGCCCGGGCCGCATCCATCACTGCATGCGCGCGATCGGCGCGGCCGAGCGCGCGCTGGAACTGACCATCCGCCGTGGCGCCTCGCGCCAGGCGTTCGGCCAGCCGATCCTGCGCCTGGGCGGCAATCTCGAACGCATCGCGCAGGCGCGCATGGCGATCGATCAGGCGCGTCTGCTGACCTTGTACGCGGCGTGGAAGATCGAGCACTTCGGGGTCAAGGCGGCGATGACCGAAATCTCGGCGATCAAGGTGGTCGCGCCGAACATGCTGCAGGACATCGTCGACCAGGCGATCCAGATGCACGGCGGCGCCGGGGTGTCGAACGATCTGCCGCTGACCGGATTGTTCATGATCGCGCGCGCGCTGCGCATTGCCGACGGCCCGGACGAAGTGCATCGTGCGATGGTCGCGCGCATGGAACTGGCCAAGTACGGTTTGAGTTCCAGCCAGAACCGTCAACACCAGAAAGAACGCGCTCACAAGGAACCGGCATGA
- a CDS encoding SDR family oxidoreductase — MRKRILITGASSGLGRGMAREFARAGSDLALCARRLDRLESLKAELEAAHPAIRVSIHSLDVTDHEQVFAVFAAARDALGGLDRVIVNAGIGQGAPVGKGQFALNRSIVETNFLAALAQCEAAVEIFRAAGQGHLVLISSMSAMRGMRGGLTAYAASKAGVASLAEGIRTDMLRKPSIKISTIYPGYIRTEMNDGAPAKQTPFIIDEATGCRLLVRAIEKEKAKAYVPWWPWAPLGWLMKRLPLAWVAKLN; from the coding sequence ATGCGCAAACGTATCCTCATCACCGGCGCCAGTTCCGGACTTGGCCGCGGCATGGCGCGCGAGTTCGCCCGCGCCGGCAGCGACCTCGCCCTGTGCGCGCGGCGCCTGGACCGACTGGAATCGCTCAAGGCCGAATTGGAAGCGGCCCATCCGGCCATCCGCGTGAGCATCCACAGCCTGGACGTGACCGATCACGAGCAGGTGTTCGCGGTGTTCGCGGCCGCGCGCGACGCACTGGGCGGCCTGGACCGGGTGATCGTCAACGCCGGCATCGGCCAGGGCGCGCCGGTCGGCAAGGGCCAGTTCGCCCTGAACCGCAGCATCGTCGAGACCAATTTCCTCGCCGCGCTGGCGCAGTGCGAAGCGGCGGTGGAAATCTTCCGCGCCGCCGGCCAGGGGCATCTGGTGTTGATTTCCTCGATGAGCGCGATGCGCGGCATGCGCGGCGGCCTGACCGCCTACGCCGCGAGCAAGGCCGGCGTGGCCTCGCTGGCCGAAGGCATCCGCACCGACATGCTGCGCAAGCCTTCGATCAAGATCAGCACGATCTACCCAGGTTACATCCGCACCGAAATGAACGACGGCGCGCCGGCCAAGCAGACGCCTTTCATCATCGACGAGGCGACCGGTTGCCGTTTGCTGGTGCGGGCGATCGAGAAGGAGAAAGCCAAGGCTTATGTGCCGTGGTGGCCGTGGGCGCCGTTGGGGTGGTTGATGAAGCGGTTGCCGTTGGCGTGGGTGGCGAAGCTCAATTGA
- a CDS encoding SDR family oxidoreductase, translating into MTTATRVFITGGASGLGRALAEGYARDGARVCIGDVNAARGEETLAALRALGATAHYLHCDVTREQDLQAAADWLLAQWGGVDLVFNNAGVADMGPVEAMPIADWQWMIDINLLGVVRGCKVFAPLLRKQGSGRLVNIASMAGLIHPPFAGAYNATKAAVVALSETLKAELGSAGIEVSVVCPAFFRTNLSESLRSTDPRYARWMRKLVDESTIGADEIAAMIRAGVARGEFRILTHASARRFWMLKRCLPYSWYEAAMRRAGQGGAKKKPAPVGRKA; encoded by the coding sequence ATGACCACCGCAACCCGCGTCTTCATCACCGGCGGTGCCTCCGGGCTCGGCCGCGCCCTTGCCGAAGGCTATGCCCGCGACGGCGCGCGCGTGTGCATCGGCGATGTCAACGCGGCGCGCGGCGAAGAAACCCTCGCGGCGCTGCGCGCATTGGGCGCAACCGCGCATTATCTGCACTGCGACGTGACCCGCGAGCAAGACCTGCAGGCCGCGGCCGACTGGCTGCTGGCGCAGTGGGGCGGGGTGGATCTGGTGTTCAACAATGCCGGCGTCGCCGACATGGGGCCGGTCGAGGCCATGCCGATCGCCGACTGGCAGTGGATGATCGACATCAACCTGCTCGGCGTGGTGCGCGGCTGCAAGGTATTCGCGCCGTTGCTGCGCAAGCAGGGCAGCGGCCGCTTGGTCAACATCGCCTCGATGGCCGGTTTGATCCATCCGCCGTTCGCGGGCGCGTACAACGCGACCAAGGCCGCGGTGGTGGCGCTGTCGGAAACGCTCAAGGCCGAACTCGGATCGGCCGGGATCGAGGTCAGTGTGGTCTGCCCGGCGTTCTTCCGCACCAACCTCAGCGAGAGCCTGCGCAGCACCGACCCGCGCTATGCGCGCTGGATGCGCAAGCTGGTCGACGAATCCACGATCGGCGCCGACGAGATCGCCGCGATGATCCGCGCCGGCGTGGCGCGCGGCGAGTTTCGCATTCTCACTCATGCCTCGGCGCGGCGGTTCTGGATGCTCAAGCGATGCTTGCCGTACAGCTGGTACGAAGCGGCGATGCGTCGCGCCGGCCAGGGCGGGGCGAAGAAGAAGCCGGCGCCGGTCGGCCGCAAGGCATGA